One genomic region from Motacilla alba alba isolate MOTALB_02 chromosome 5, Motacilla_alba_V1.0_pri, whole genome shotgun sequence encodes:
- the LOC119702089 gene encoding JNK1/MAPK8-associated membrane protein: protein MFRAAVDIQPACLGLYCGRTVLSVNGSVETYGDCGVCPRGQRTDDNKICRECLGSPDRYDWLYLGFMAMLPLVLHWFFIEWYSGKKSSSALLQHLTALLECSVAAVVTLLLSDPVGSLHIRSCPVKKLSDWYTMLYNPSPDYITTVHCTHEAVYPLYTIVFIYYAFCLVLMMLLRPLLVKKIACGLGRSDRFKSIYAALYFFPILTVLQAVGGGLLYYAFPYIILVLSLVTLAVYMSASEVEFFKDLLVRKKRLVVLFSHWLLHAYGIISISKLDKLEQDLPLLALVPAPALFYLMTAKYTEPSRILSEGGNGH from the exons ATGTTCCGCGCCG CTGTGGACATCCAGCCCGCCTGCCTCGGGCTGTACTGCGGCAGGACCGTGCTGTCGGTGAACGGCTCCGTGGAGACCTACGGGGACTGCGGG gtGTGTCCTAGAGGCCAAAGAACCGATGACAACAAAATCTGCCGCGAGTGTCTGGGATCTCCAGACCGCTATGACTGGCTGTACCTCGGCTTCATGGCCATGCTGCCCCTGGTTCTACACTGGTTCTTCATTGAGTGGTATTCTGGAAAGAAGAG CTCCAGCgcgctgctgcagcacctgacGGCGCTGCTGGAGTGCAGCGTGGCGGCCGTGGTGACGCTGCTGCTCAGCGACCCCGTGGGCTCCCTGCACATCCGCTCGTGCCCCGTCAAGAAGCTCTCGGACTGGTACACCATGCTCTACAACCCCAGCCCCGACTACATCACCACCGTGCACTGCACCCACGAGGCCGTGTACCCCCT gtaCACCATTGTGTTTATCTATTATGCCTTCTGCCTCGTGTTGATGATGCTGCTGAGGCCTCTCCTGGTTAAGAAGATTGCCTGTGGTTTGGGGAGGTCTGACagatttaaaagcatttatgcAGCACTCTACTTCTTCCCCATCCTCACCGTGCTGCAGGCCGTGGGAGGAGGCCTCCTCT ATTATGCCTTCCCATACATCATCCTGGTGCTCTCTTTGGTTACACTGGCTGTGTACATGTCTGCTTCTGAAGTGGAG TTTTTCAAGGATCTGCTCGTGAGGAAGAAAAGGCTCGTTGTCCTCTTCAGCCACTGGCTCCTCCATGCCTATGGAATCATCTCCATTTCCAAACTGGATAAGCTtgagcaggacctgcctttgCTTGCCTTGGTACCTGCCCCTGCCCTCTTCTACCTGATGACAGCAAAGTACACAGAGCCCTCACGGATCCTCTCCGAAGGTGGGAATGGACACTAA
- the GPR135 gene encoding G-protein coupled receptor 135 has product MRLRMEPAAAVPGNLSRGGGGGGNESGGAVAAAAGWSAAALASQAAALLLIFALSALGNGAVVLVIARHRQLRTVTNAFVLSLSLSELLGALLCLPLAFLSLLSRPPGAWLFGQRLCLASAALHAGLGIAATLTMALLSFDRYCAIVRQPRHKMGRRRAAQLLAAVWLAALALAGPWYGLAGEGRREARPGAYRCVYVLPWGSSRLGPPYGAALIVLCYLLPFAVMCFCHFNICRAVRLAESRVRPLTTYGHLLRAYGEMRTATTVLIMIVSIICCWGPYCILGLAAAAGRLPFSPTMDAVASGMAWANGAINPLIYAARNPNISVLLRRSREGGYRTRNNMVAYLSVPGRRPEPRSRAERVRERYINRHSGPPGSAPSSSSPASGGEVAMWACKTPAVLFCRDGQPDTVSEATLKAKAGAIDTSL; this is encoded by the coding sequence atGAGGCTGCGCATGGAGCCGGCGGCGGCCGTGCCGGGCAACCTctcccgcggcggcggcggcggcggcaaCGAGAGCGGcggggcggtggcggcggcggcggggtgGTCGGCGGCGGCGCTGGCCTCGCAAGCGGCCGCGCTGCTGCTCATCTTCGCCCTCTCGGCGCTGGGCAACGGGGCGGTGGTGCTGGTGATCGCCCGGCACCGGCAGCTCCGCACGGTCACCAACGCCTTCGTGCTGTCGCTGTCGCTGTCGGAGCTGCTGGGcgccctgctctgcctgccgCTGGCCTTCCTCAGCCTGCTCAGCCGCCCGCCCGGCGCCTGGCTCTTCGGGCAGCGCCTGTGCCTGGCCAGCGCCGCCCTCCACGCCGGGCTGGGCATCGCCGCCACGCTCACCATGGCCCTGCTCTCCTTCGACCGCTACTGTGCCATCGTCCGCCAGCCGCGGCACAAGATGGGCCGGCGCCGCGCCGCGCAGCTGCTGGCCGCGGTCTGGCTGGCCGCCCTGGCGCTGGCCGGGCCCTGGTACGGGCTGGCGGGCGAGGGGCGTCGCGAAGCCCGTCCCGGCGCCTACCGCTGCGTCTAcgtgctgccctggggctcctcGCGGCTCGGGCCGCCCTACGGCGCCGCCCTCATCGTGCTCTGCTACCTGCTGCCCTTCGCCGTCATGTGCTTCTGCCACTTCAACATCTGCCGGGCGGTGCGGCTGGCCGAGAGCCGCGTGCGGCCGCTCACCACCTACGGGCACCTGCTGCGCGCCTACGGGGAGATGCGCACGGCCACCACCGTCCTCATCATGATCGTCTCCATCATCTGCTGCTGGGGGCCCTACTGCATCCTGGGgctggccgccgccgccggccgcctGCCCTTCTCGCCCACCATGGACGCCGTGGCCAGCGGGATGGCCTGGGCCAACGGCGCCATCAACCCCCTCATCTACGCCGCCCGGAATCCCAACATCTCGGTGCTGCTGCGGCGCAGCCGGGAGGGTGGCTACAGGACTAGGAACAACATGGTCGCCTACCTGTCGGTGCCGGGCCGCCGGCCGGAGCCGCGGAGCCGGGCCGAGCGGGTCCGGGAACGCTACATCAATCGGCACAGCGGCCCCCCGGGCAGCGCCCCGTCCTCGTCCAGCCCGGCCAGCGGGGGAGAGGTGGCCATGTGGGCCTGCAAGACTCCGGCTGTGCTCTTCTGTCGGGATGGGCAGCCGGACACCGTCTCTGAGGCCACCCTGAAGGCCAAAGCAGGCGCCATCGACACCAGCCTCTGA
- the L3HYPDH gene encoding trans-3-hydroxy-L-proline dehydratase, translated as MAARGGGDGGGDSDGAGGGAGRALPPRSPSGAVLQTVEMHTGGEPLRIIPRLEAAERAAAAGLSLLSLRREVAARHDHVRRALMHEPRGHAGMYGAVVVRGGAAAEGAHLAALFLHCAGYSAMCGHAVMALGRFALDYGLVPAPTRPETAVRLRCPCGPVTAFVPWDGHRSGNPVRFHSVPAFAAATDLAIDVPGHGKVVVDIGYGGTFYAFLSAEQLGLDVCSSKTRDLVSAASAVTEAVKKQFKLHHPESEDLAFLYGTILTDGKDAFSEEPTTNICVFADEQVDRSPTGSGVTARVALQYHKGLIQLGQSRTFQSSTTGSLFTGKAVKEAKFGNYNAVIVEVSGEAFYTGTATFTVEEEDPLKHGFFFK; from the exons ATGGCGGCCCGGGGCGGCGGTGACGGTGGCGGTGACAGTGACGGTGCCGGTGGCGGAGCGGGtcgggcgctgccgccgcgcTCGCCGTCGGGCGCGGTGCTGCAGACGGTGGAGATGCACACGGGCGGCGAGCCGCTGCGCATCATCCCGCGGCTGGAGGCggcggagcgggcggcggcggcggggctgtCGCTGCTGTCGCTGCGGCGGGAGGTGGCGGCCAGGCACGACCACGTGCGGCGGGCGCTGATGCACGAGCCGCGCGGCCACGCCGGCATGTACGGCGCCGTGGTGGtgcgcggcggggcggccgcggagGGCGCGCACCTGGCCGCGCTGTTCCTGCACTGCGCCGGCTACAGCGCCATGTGCGGCCACGCCGTGATGGCGCTCGGCCGCTTCGCCCTCGACTACGGGCTGGTGCCGGCGCCCACCCGCCCCGAGACCGCCGTCCGCCTGCGCTGCCCCTGCGGGCCCGTCACCGCCTTCGTGCCCTGGGACGGCCACCGCAGCGGCAACCCCGTGCGCTTCCACAGCGTGCCCGCCTTTGCCGCCGCCACCG ACTTGGCCATTGATGTCCCTGGCCATGGGAAGGTGGTGGTTGACATTGGCTACGGTGGCACTTTCTACGCCTTCCTCAGCGCCGAGCAGCTGGGCCTTGATGTGTGCTCTTCAAAGACCAGAGACCTTGTCAGTGCAGCGAGTGCAGTGACAGAAGCGGTGAAGAAACAG TTCAAGCTTCATCACCCTGAGAGTGAAGACCTGGCTTTCCTCTACGGCACCATACTGACAGACGGGAAAGATGCCTTTAGTGAGGAGCCCACCACCAACATCTGTGTGTTTGCAGATGAACAG GTTGACCGAAGCCCGACAGGTTCGGGGGTGACAGCTCGCGTTGCCTTGCAGTACCATAAGGGACTCATCCAGCTGGGCCAGAGCAGAACCTTCCAGAGCAGCACTACAGGCTCCTTGTTCACTGGGAAGGCAGTGAAG GAGGCCAAGTTTGGGAACTACAACGCTGTCATTGTGGAAGTCTCAGGAGAAGCCTTTTACACTGGCACAGCCACCTTCACTGTGGAAGAGGAGGACCCGCTGAAACACGGCTTCTTTTTCAAGTGA